Proteins co-encoded in one Dendropsophus ebraccatus isolate aDenEbr1 chromosome 9, aDenEbr1.pat, whole genome shotgun sequence genomic window:
- the LOC138802138 gene encoding gamma-crystallin-3-like, which translates to MGKIIFYEDKYFQGRSYECNSDYPDLSSYFRRCNSIRVDSGNWILYEHANYRGHQYYLHRGEYPDFSHWLGYNDSIRSCRLSPQHNGSFRIRVYEKEDFRGQMVEFNEDCPHVYERFHYHDINSCQVQDGYWVFYEEPNYRGRQYYLRPGAYRRYTDWGATIPRIGSFRRVHYFY; encoded by the exons ATGGGAAAG ATTATCTTCTATGAGGACAAATATTTCCAGGGACGCTCTTATGAGTGTAACTCAGATTATCCCGACTTGTCCTCATACTTCAGACGCTGCAACTCTATCCGTGTGGATAGTGGAAACTGGATCTTGTATGAACATGCCAATTACAGAGGACACCAGTACTATCTCCATAGAGGAGAGTATCCTGACTTCAGCCATTGGTTGGGTTATAATGACTCCATTAGATCTTGTCGTCTGAGCCCTCAG CATAATGGGTCCTTCCGAATCAGGGTCTATGAGAAAGAAGACTTTAGGGGACAGATGGTAGAGTTCAATGAAGATTGTCCACATGTCTATGAGAGATTCCATTACCATGATATCAATTCTTGTCAAGTACAAGATGGATATTGGGTGTTTTATGAAGAACCCAATTATAGAGGACGTCAGTATTATCTGAGGCCTGGAGCATACAGAAGATACACTGACTGGGGAGCTACTATTCCAAGAATTGGTTCATTCAGACGTGTCCATTATTTCTACTAA